Proteins encoded by one window of Gammaproteobacteria bacterium:
- a CDS encoding tyrosine--tRNA ligase — MLSALLRGTDRVVTEEAFARRLASKRPLRVKLGLDPTAPAVTLGWAVVLRKLRQFQEYGHTAVLIVGDFTAQVGDPSGKNETRRRLSAEEVNAYAEHVLAGFRKILLPEPLEIRYNSEWLAKLDMEAILELTSQVTVAQMLERGDFAKRYAANQPISLMEFVYPLLQGMDSVAVNADIELGGVDQLWNLMVGRVLQERAGQDPQIPMTMPLLVGTDGVHKMSQSLGNYIAIDDPPAEMFGKIMSIPDELLVSYFELCTDVSEADIADIAEGLADGSLHPGETKRRLGYEIVKIYWGADEAVAAEAAFDQVFKRHEVPADMPEFQLPGEDPVYLPSLLRSAGLVASASEARRLVDEGAVKVDGERIGTFEVPHATLHGKVLQVGKRRFIRFVD; from the coding sequence ATGCTCAGCGCGCTACTGCGAGGGACGGACCGGGTGGTGACCGAGGAGGCGTTCGCGCGTCGCCTCGCATCGAAACGGCCGCTCAGAGTGAAACTCGGTCTTGATCCCACCGCTCCGGCGGTGACGCTCGGCTGGGCGGTGGTCCTGCGAAAGCTCCGCCAGTTTCAAGAATATGGCCACACGGCCGTTCTGATCGTCGGGGATTTCACCGCTCAGGTCGGCGATCCATCCGGCAAGAATGAGACTCGACGGAGGCTATCGGCCGAGGAGGTCAACGCATACGCAGAGCACGTACTTGCGGGATTCCGCAAGATCCTGCTTCCGGAGCCACTGGAGATCCGCTACAACTCGGAGTGGCTCGCGAAGCTCGACATGGAAGCGATTCTCGAGCTTACCTCTCAGGTCACGGTCGCACAGATGCTCGAGCGCGGCGACTTCGCCAAGCGGTACGCGGCAAACCAACCGATATCGCTCATGGAGTTCGTCTACCCGCTCCTGCAAGGCATGGACTCGGTGGCGGTCAATGCAGACATCGAGCTCGGGGGTGTGGATCAGCTGTGGAACCTGATGGTGGGGCGTGTGCTCCAGGAGCGTGCCGGTCAGGACCCGCAGATTCCGATGACGATGCCGCTGCTCGTCGGCACCGACGGTGTCCACAAGATGTCCCAGTCGTTGGGCAATTACATCGCGATCGATGATCCACCTGCCGAGATGTTCGGCAAGATCATGAGCATCCCCGACGAACTGCTGGTCTCCTACTTCGAACTGTGCACGGATGTCTCGGAGGCCGACATTGCCGATATCGCCGAGGGGCTGGCCGATGGCTCTTTGCATCCGGGTGAAACCAAGCGGCGTCTCGGATACGAGATCGTGAAGATCTACTGGGGAGCCGATGAAGCCGTGGCGGCGGAGGCAGCTTTCGATCAGGTGTTCAAGCGGCACGAAGTGCCCGCAGACATGCCCGAATTCCAGCTACCGGGAGAAGACCCCGTCTACCTTCCCTCTCTCTTGCGGTCCGCCGGCCTGGTGGCTTCGGCGTCGGAGGCGAGACGGCTGGTCGATGAAGGTGCCGTCAAGGTCGACGGCGAGCGGATCGGCACGTTCGAGGTTCCCCATGCCACGCTGCACGGGAAGGTCCTCCAGGTCGGAAAGCGTCGATTCATTCGGTTCGTCGACTGA
- the gltA gene encoding NADPH-dependent glutamate synthase, producing the protein MQLPRVDMPAQDPLVRISNFGEVNLGLSEAAAVLEASRCLLCPVAKCEDGCPVNIRIKDFLAEMAEGHFLEAAKIIKEDNSLPAICGRVCPQEIQCEGACVLIRKGRPIAIGALERFVADYEREHAHPKEQRTFEPSGKRVAIVGSGPAGLACAADLIQAGHQVTVFEALHELGGVLVYGIPEYRLPKEIVRVEIQQLEDMGVEFRTDEVIGMIDTLDDLLDEEGYDAVFLGVGAGLPRFMGIPGENLVGVYSANEYLTRVNLMKAYLPEADTPVLDVRGKPVAVVGGGNTAMDAVRTPLRLGAAKASIIYRRSEEEMPARQEEVEHAKEEGVDFVLLSAPVEIFGDENARVTGMRVQRMELGEPDESGRRRPVPIEGSEYDMPVEIVIMAIGNAPNPLLLKTAPDLDQTRRGTIVVDESTGRTTKRGVFAGGDIVTGGATVILAMGAGRRAAQSINDYLETGVWEIEEAELEPAPST; encoded by the coding sequence ATGCAATTGCCGAGGGTCGACATGCCCGCGCAGGATCCGCTGGTGCGCATCTCCAACTTCGGAGAGGTCAACCTGGGTCTCAGCGAGGCCGCCGCCGTGCTCGAAGCTTCCCGCTGCCTGCTCTGTCCCGTGGCAAAGTGTGAAGACGGCTGTCCCGTCAACATCCGTATCAAGGACTTTCTCGCCGAAATGGCCGAGGGTCACTTCTTGGAAGCCGCAAAGATCATCAAGGAGGACAACTCACTCCCGGCCATCTGCGGTCGTGTGTGCCCTCAGGAGATCCAGTGCGAAGGAGCGTGTGTGCTCATCAGGAAGGGTCGTCCGATCGCGATCGGTGCACTCGAGCGCTTCGTCGCCGACTATGAACGCGAGCACGCTCATCCCAAGGAACAGCGCACGTTCGAACCGTCCGGCAAACGCGTCGCCATCGTCGGGAGCGGGCCTGCGGGGCTCGCGTGTGCCGCCGACCTGATACAAGCGGGTCACCAAGTGACGGTTTTCGAAGCCCTGCACGAACTCGGCGGCGTGCTCGTCTACGGCATCCCTGAATACCGCCTCCCGAAAGAGATCGTTCGCGTCGAGATCCAGCAGCTCGAGGATATGGGGGTCGAGTTCCGGACCGACGAGGTGATCGGGATGATCGACACACTCGACGACCTCCTCGACGAAGAAGGCTATGACGCCGTGTTCCTCGGTGTGGGAGCAGGTCTTCCTCGCTTCATGGGCATCCCGGGCGAGAACCTCGTTGGGGTCTACTCGGCCAACGAGTACCTCACACGCGTCAACTTGATGAAGGCGTATCTCCCGGAGGCGGACACGCCTGTGCTCGACGTGCGCGGAAAACCGGTGGCGGTGGTCGGCGGGGGTAATACCGCCATGGATGCCGTGCGCACCCCACTGCGACTCGGTGCCGCAAAGGCATCGATCATCTACCGGCGGTCCGAGGAAGAAATGCCGGCTCGCCAGGAAGAAGTCGAACACGCCAAGGAGGAGGGTGTCGATTTCGTCCTGCTGTCAGCCCCGGTGGAGATATTCGGTGATGAGAATGCCCGCGTCACCGGGATGCGCGTCCAGAGAATGGAGTTGGGGGAACCCGACGAGAGTGGCAGACGTCGACCCGTACCGATTGAGGGCAGCGAGTACGACATGCCCGTCGAGATCGTCATCATGGCGATCGGTAACGCCCCGAATCCGCTCTTGCTCAAGACTGCCCCCGACCTCGACCAGACACGCCGTGGAACCATCGTTGTCGACGAGTCCACTGGACGGACCACCAAGCGCGGGGTCTTTGCCGGCGGCGACATCGTGACCGGCGGAGCCACCGTCATCCTCGCCATGGGAGCAGGCCGGAGGGCAGCGCAGTCCATCAACGACTACCTCGAGACCGGCGTCTGGGAGATCGAAGAGGCGGAGCTTGAGCCGGCACCCTCGACGTGA
- a CDS encoding MBL fold metallo-hydrolase: MNIEFLGGTGTVTGSKYLVTAGNRQVLVDCGLFQGYKNLRERNWAPLPLDPASLDAVMLTHAHLDHSGYLPLLIKHGFSGPVFATPATIDLAAILLPDSGHIQEEDAEYANKKKFSKHEPALPLYTEADALAALDSFRPLDFDTRHRIDQNLSFRFLPDGHILGASMVQIESGETTLTFSGDLGRPDDPVMIPPRTGLSTDYLVCESTYGDRIHEHEDAASRLETIINSTAERKGVVLIPSFAVGRAQAVLYAIYTLMEAGRIPSMPVYLNSPMAVKTTDLYLKYPQDHRLTVGQLRELERDVRLVRSVEESKELNHLEGPGVIVSASGMLTGGRVLHHLRFIAPDERNTLVFVGYQAAGTRGRRILNGEDKVKIHGEWVPVRCNVEHIGGLSAHADANEIMQWLGTFERPPKRTFITHGEPDAAEALRVRIRSELGWEVGVPLLGEQDELTDSPDS; the protein is encoded by the coding sequence ATGAACATCGAGTTCCTCGGTGGCACGGGCACCGTCACCGGCTCCAAGTACCTCGTCACGGCGGGAAACAGGCAAGTTCTCGTCGACTGTGGCTTGTTCCAGGGCTACAAGAACCTGCGTGAGCGCAACTGGGCTCCCCTCCCCCTGGACCCGGCGTCGCTCGATGCAGTCATGCTCACGCACGCGCATCTCGATCACAGTGGCTATCTCCCCCTTCTCATCAAGCACGGTTTCTCAGGCCCCGTGTTTGCCACACCGGCCACCATCGATCTCGCCGCGATTCTCCTTCCCGACAGCGGACACATCCAAGAGGAAGACGCCGAGTACGCCAACAAGAAGAAGTTCTCGAAACACGAGCCCGCACTCCCCCTCTACACCGAAGCCGACGCTCTCGCTGCGCTCGACAGCTTCCGACCGCTCGACTTCGACACACGCCACCGCATCGACCAGAACCTGTCGTTCCGTTTCCTTCCAGACGGACACATCCTCGGAGCATCCATGGTTCAGATCGAGTCTGGTGAGACGACATTGACCTTCAGTGGTGATCTCGGCAGGCCGGACGACCCGGTCATGATCCCACCACGAACAGGATTGAGCACCGACTACCTGGTGTGTGAATCCACGTACGGTGACCGGATTCACGAGCACGAGGATGCAGCATCCCGTCTCGAGACGATCATCAACAGTACGGCCGAACGCAAGGGCGTCGTGCTCATTCCCTCGTTCGCGGTAGGACGGGCACAGGCCGTGCTCTACGCCATCTACACCCTCATGGAAGCGGGCCGGATCCCGAGTATGCCGGTGTATCTCAACAGTCCCATGGCCGTCAAGACCACCGATCTGTACCTCAAGTACCCGCAGGACCACCGGCTCACCGTTGGCCAGCTCCGGGAGTTGGAGCGTGACGTGCGCCTGGTGCGGTCTGTGGAGGAGTCGAAGGAGCTGAACCACCTGGAAGGTCCTGGGGTGATCGTCTCGGCCTCAGGCATGCTCACTGGCGGCCGGGTTCTCCATCATCTCAGATTCATCGCTCCCGACGAGCGAAACACGCTCGTGTTCGTCGGCTATCAAGCCGCGGGAACCCGTGGACGCCGGATTCTCAATGGCGAGGACAAGGTGAAGATTCACGGTGAATGGGTACCCGTCCGTTGCAATGTGGAACACATCGGGGGCCTGTCGGCCCATGCCGATGCAAACGAGATCATGCAGTGGCTCGGAACCTTCGAACGTCCGCCGAAGCGGACCTTCATCACCCATGGCGAGCCGGACGCTGCAGAGGCGTTGCGAGTTCGCATTCGATCGGAGCTTGGGTGGGAGGTTGGAGTGCCGCTTCTGGGCGAGCAGGACGAGTTGACCGACTCTCCAGACTCGTGA
- a CDS encoding single-stranded DNA-binding protein produces MDLNLAVFCGRLAAPPEVRSFDSGTRLVRYLLTVRSEQPRRRVDVLPVTLWDPPEELVEDAPAAGSRLWVVGAIQRRFWDGVQGRRSRLEIIADQVTVRLDETALVP; encoded by the coding sequence ATGGACCTCAATCTTGCAGTTTTCTGTGGCCGCCTGGCCGCCCCGCCCGAAGTGCGCTCTTTCGATTCGGGGACGCGTCTGGTTCGCTATCTCCTCACGGTTCGCAGCGAGCAGCCCCGACGACGCGTCGACGTCCTGCCCGTCACGTTGTGGGATCCGCCGGAGGAATTGGTCGAAGACGCCCCTGCGGCCGGTTCTCGTCTCTGGGTCGTCGGAGCGATCCAACGACGATTCTGGGACGGGGTGCAGGGCCGGCGAAGCCGTCTCGAGATCATCGCAGACCAAGTGACCGTCCGCCTTGATGAGACAGCGCTCGTTCCGTGA
- a CDS encoding gamma-glutamyltransferase: MTRIAVAAVSTHAAGAAERIAAQGGNAVDAAIAASLVGMISEPGVVALGAGGFFTIWPPDEPPCTVDGYASMPGKGRDPSRLGGGIFDAWMAYGGGMTTTVGHGSVAVPGALAGCQVASTRFGRLPWGLLVEPSVDLAERGFPLSAASSRYLEHCHDTIFGWHEPSYAALHDKSGRVLQVGATVHVEGLAESLRSIAEFGADVFYKGSLARKIVADMDAGGGLLTEQDLAGYEATLRDPLRLEILGWDIASNPPPAVGGVALAAMIALMDQEPVGGWTKEALDRLIKVQRSVFEYRRGHLDGAEDLAAEAEHLLNMIGEEGAAWLATSPSTIHTSVVDESGLACAATFSAGYGSGVMAPGTGIWLNNSLGETELNPGGLHVLEPGERLLSNMAPTVARDGSGSVVVIGSPGADRITTAILQAFLNIAHLGMSLQDAVEHPRIHVEFADGEARVAHEPGLAVESPGYPTRPFDREDMFFGGVGAVALHPDGTMEAGVDPRRSGAAVIT; the protein is encoded by the coding sequence ATGACCCGCATCGCTGTTGCAGCAGTCTCAACACACGCAGCCGGCGCCGCCGAACGGATCGCAGCGCAAGGGGGCAATGCCGTGGATGCTGCGATTGCCGCGTCACTCGTGGGCATGATCTCTGAGCCGGGCGTCGTTGCCTTGGGCGCCGGTGGCTTCTTCACCATTTGGCCGCCGGACGAGCCTCCTTGCACCGTCGACGGGTACGCCAGCATGCCGGGCAAGGGGCGGGATCCCTCCCGGCTCGGAGGGGGCATCTTCGACGCCTGGATGGCGTACGGGGGCGGCATGACCACCACGGTCGGCCACGGATCGGTGGCCGTTCCAGGCGCACTTGCAGGCTGCCAAGTCGCCTCCACACGCTTCGGAAGGCTGCCCTGGGGTCTCCTGGTCGAACCGTCGGTCGATCTCGCCGAGCGTGGATTCCCGCTCTCCGCTGCATCGTCGCGCTACCTCGAACACTGCCACGACACCATCTTCGGGTGGCATGAACCCAGCTACGCCGCACTTCACGACAAGAGCGGCCGGGTACTGCAGGTGGGCGCGACCGTGCACGTCGAAGGGCTCGCAGAGAGTCTGCGCTCCATCGCGGAGTTCGGTGCAGACGTCTTCTACAAAGGCTCTCTTGCGCGCAAGATCGTCGCCGACATGGATGCAGGCGGTGGACTGCTGACGGAACAGGACCTTGCAGGCTACGAAGCGACCCTTCGCGATCCCCTTCGACTCGAGATCCTCGGATGGGACATCGCTTCGAATCCGCCGCCGGCGGTCGGAGGCGTGGCCCTGGCGGCGATGATCGCGCTGATGGATCAGGAGCCTGTCGGTGGTTGGACGAAGGAGGCGCTGGACCGTCTCATCAAGGTTCAGCGCTCGGTCTTCGAGTATCGGCGGGGACATCTCGACGGGGCAGAGGACCTGGCCGCCGAAGCCGAACACCTGCTGAACATGATCGGCGAAGAAGGGGCCGCCTGGCTGGCAACGTCTCCATCGACCATCCACACTTCCGTCGTCGATGAGAGTGGGCTCGCGTGTGCCGCGACGTTCTCTGCCGGCTACGGCTCAGGGGTGATGGCCCCTGGTACCGGGATATGGCTGAACAACTCCCTCGGCGAGACTGAACTCAATCCTGGAGGCCTTCACGTGCTCGAGCCGGGAGAGCGCCTCCTTTCGAACATGGCACCGACGGTCGCCAGGGACGGCTCGGGTTCGGTGGTGGTCATCGGGTCACCGGGCGCAGATCGAATCACCACGGCCATCCTTCAGGCATTTCTGAACATCGCTCATCTCGGCATGAGCCTTCAGGATGCCGTGGAACATCCGCGGATTCACGTCGAGTTCGCAGACGGAGAGGCCCGTGTTGCCCATGAGCCGGGGCTGGCGGTCGAATCTCCCGGGTATCCAACAAGGCCCTTCGATCGTGAAGACATGTTCTTTGGGGGTGTGGGCGCCGTTGCCCTCCATCCCGATGGCACGATGGAAGCAGGCGTGGACCCTCGTCGGTCGGGAGCTGCCGTCATTACGTGA
- the galK gene encoding galactokinase, with product MLFTTKYDAKPTGLVRVPGRVNLIGEHTDYNGGYVLPMAIERAIWIAFRPRSDRKVFLRSEAFVDEARLDLDELTRGEGWAEYAKGVAWAMEKAGNRLQGWEGVIASDIAMAAGLSSSAAFGIAIEVVFAEVSDLGWDPGTFAQLQQHSENEWVGVRSGIMDPLIVTGAHKGHAMLIDCLSFKGVHVPIPPEAAIVVMDTGTRRNLIEAGYNRRRSQCEVAAAKLGVTTLRDVTMARLNAHKNDLGESLYECAKHVVTENERTLAAKDALLRGALGEFGSLMNESHTSLRDSFGVSSRPLDAMVEAAQSTPGCFGARLTGGGYAGAAIALVTRKSSERFIHAVEDAFHEATGLQGHCYVVESAHGASFEPI from the coding sequence ATGCTGTTCACGACCAAATATGATGCCAAGCCAACGGGACTCGTACGCGTACCCGGCCGCGTCAACCTGATTGGCGAGCACACGGATTACAACGGTGGATACGTGCTCCCGATGGCCATTGAGAGAGCCATCTGGATAGCGTTTCGACCCCGTAGCGATCGGAAGGTTTTCCTCCGTTCCGAAGCCTTCGTCGATGAGGCACGGCTTGATCTCGACGAACTCACGCGCGGTGAGGGTTGGGCCGAGTACGCCAAAGGTGTGGCATGGGCCATGGAGAAGGCGGGCAACCGTCTCCAGGGCTGGGAAGGAGTCATCGCGAGCGATATCGCCATGGCCGCAGGTCTCTCCTCTTCGGCTGCCTTCGGCATCGCCATCGAAGTGGTCTTTGCCGAGGTCTCGGACCTCGGTTGGGATCCCGGTACGTTCGCACAGCTTCAGCAACACTCCGAGAACGAGTGGGTCGGGGTTCGCAGCGGCATCATGGATCCGCTCATCGTGACGGGTGCCCACAAGGGCCATGCGATGCTCATCGATTGTCTTTCTTTCAAAGGTGTCCACGTCCCGATTCCGCCCGAGGCGGCGATCGTCGTCATGGACACCGGAACCCGCAGAAACCTGATTGAGGCCGGGTACAACCGGCGACGATCTCAGTGTGAAGTCGCCGCGGCGAAGCTGGGCGTCACGACACTGCGAGACGTCACGATGGCCCGGCTCAACGCCCACAAGAACGACTTGGGAGAGTCTCTGTACGAATGTGCAAAACATGTTGTGACGGAGAACGAACGCACGCTCGCCGCGAAGGATGCACTGCTTCGGGGTGCCCTCGGAGAGTTTGGAAGCCTCATGAACGAAAGCCACACTTCACTGCGCGATTCCTTTGGAGTCTCCAGCCGCCCGCTCGATGCGATGGTGGAGGCTGCGCAGTCCACACCCGGGTGTTTTGGAGCCCGTCTCACAGGCGGTGGCTATGCCGGTGCTGCCATCGCCCTCGTCACACGCAAGTCGAGCGAGCGCTTCATTCACGCCGTAGAGGACGCGTTCCATGAGGCGACGGGCCTCCAGGGCCACTGCTACGTCGTCGAATCGGCGCATGGGGCAAGCTTCGAGCCCATTTGA
- a CDS encoding sulfide/dihydroorotate dehydrogenase-like FAD/NAD-binding protein: MFRILQAEFLAPEVKRFHIEAPRIARKRLPGQFVIVRLDELGERIPLTISDADDTEGWISLIVQGVGKTTMALNLLESGDLIADVAGPLGAPSDIENFGTSVSIGGGVGTAIAYPTAVALKEAGNHVISIIGGRSREYVILEKELREVCDEVYPTTDDGTYGFHGFVTDKLQELIDTGRKIDHVLAIGPIPMMEAVARVTRSYGIKTVVSLNPIMVDGTGMCGGCRVSVGGETKFACVDGPEFDAHAVDFELLALRNRTYLEFEREQLDKFQCRTANGDVA, translated from the coding sequence ATGTTCCGCATTCTTCAGGCAGAGTTCCTCGCTCCCGAGGTAAAGCGCTTCCATATCGAAGCGCCTCGCATCGCTCGGAAACGCTTACCGGGACAGTTCGTCATCGTACGGCTGGACGAGCTCGGTGAGCGCATCCCACTCACGATCAGCGACGCCGATGACACCGAAGGCTGGATCTCCCTGATCGTGCAGGGAGTCGGCAAGACGACCATGGCCCTCAACCTGCTGGAATCGGGCGATCTGATCGCCGACGTGGCAGGTCCGCTGGGCGCCCCCTCAGACATCGAGAACTTCGGAACCTCCGTGTCCATCGGCGGTGGCGTGGGAACCGCCATCGCCTACCCCACCGCTGTGGCTCTCAAGGAGGCGGGCAACCACGTCATCTCCATCATCGGTGGTCGCAGCCGAGAGTATGTCATCCTCGAAAAGGAACTCCGCGAAGTCTGCGACGAGGTCTACCCGACGACAGACGACGGCACCTACGGCTTCCACGGTTTCGTCACCGATAAGCTGCAGGAACTCATCGACACCGGTCGAAAGATCGACCACGTCCTCGCCATCGGTCCAATCCCGATGATGGAAGCCGTGGCCCGCGTAACCCGATCGTACGGCATCAAGACGGTCGTGAGCCTGAACCCGATCATGGTGGACGGCACCGGCATGTGCGGTGGTTGCCGCGTGAGCGTCGGGGGCGAGACCAAGTTCGCATGCGTCGATGGCCCGGAATTCGACGCGCACGCAGTGGATTTCGAACTCCTTGCTCTCCGCAACCGTACCTATCTCGAGTTCGAACGCGAGCAGCTCGACAAGTTTCAGTGCAGGACGGCAAACGGAGACGTCGCATGA
- a CDS encoding MBL fold metallo-hydrolase — MTDIRAVEIGDHVYAIDAWMEGRSERLACYLFDTPERVLVEVGPSATLGHLIEALDELGVDDLAAFVVTHIHLDHAGGAGQMAKRYPNAKVGVHSRGARHLVHPERLWTSAIQVFGEEWLTSEWGPMEPVDSERIMVLDEGDRVPLGNGRYLDVMYTPGHAKHHVVYQDSDGGGMFVGDALGLCYPHGHFVQPVTPPPDFDPDAQIAQMRRMAQRRPTFLGFAHFGPRYDIETTLNEAEERLREWVEAVSTFSGMSDEAAGEALRVWTAEKYRAFGYPEDAIASYAEKTNWPMQAAGIRRWLAAQED; from the coding sequence ATGACTGACATACGTGCCGTTGAAATCGGTGACCACGTCTACGCAATCGACGCTTGGATGGAAGGCCGGTCCGAGCGTCTCGCCTGCTATCTCTTCGACACTCCTGAGCGAGTGCTCGTCGAAGTTGGCCCCTCTGCAACACTCGGGCATCTGATCGAAGCACTCGACGAGCTTGGGGTGGATGATCTGGCGGCATTCGTCGTCACTCATATCCATCTCGATCATGCGGGCGGGGCCGGGCAGATGGCGAAGCGATACCCCAATGCAAAGGTGGGAGTGCACTCTCGGGGAGCAAGGCATCTCGTACACCCGGAACGCCTGTGGACTTCGGCCATTCAGGTCTTCGGAGAAGAGTGGCTCACCTCCGAATGGGGTCCCATGGAGCCTGTGGATTCCGAACGCATAATGGTTCTCGACGAGGGAGACCGAGTTCCCCTGGGCAACGGAAGGTACCTCGACGTCATGTACACGCCAGGGCACGCGAAGCACCATGTCGTCTACCAGGATTCGGACGGCGGCGGCATGTTCGTCGGTGACGCCCTCGGGCTGTGCTATCCACACGGGCACTTCGTTCAACCCGTGACGCCGCCGCCGGATTTCGATCCCGACGCGCAGATCGCACAGATGAGGAGAATGGCGCAGCGTCGTCCGACTTTCCTCGGGTTTGCCCATTTCGGCCCGCGTTACGACATAGAAACCACACTCAACGAAGCTGAAGAACGCTTGCGCGAATGGGTGGAGGCGGTGTCGACATTCTCGGGAATGTCAGATGAGGCAGCGGGCGAAGCCCTCAGGGTGTGGACGGCAGAGAAATATCGTGCCTTTGGCTATCCGGAGGATGCGATCGCCTCGTACGCCGAGAAGACCAATTGGCCGATGCAGGCCGCCGGGATCAGGCGATGGCTAGCTGCACAGGAAGACTGA
- the trxA gene encoding thioredoxin codes for MATVTLTKDNFEDTVTNNDMVLVDFWAEWCGPCKMFGPVFEKMSEQYPDIVFGKVDTEAQQELAGYFNIRSIPTLMVFREKVILFSQAGALPEPMLEDLITQVRDIDMEDVHRKIEEESAQADA; via the coding sequence ATGGCAACCGTCACACTGACCAAGGACAACTTCGAGGACACCGTCACGAACAATGATATGGTCCTCGTCGACTTCTGGGCCGAATGGTGCGGTCCCTGCAAGATGTTTGGACCCGTGTTCGAGAAGATGTCGGAGCAGTACCCCGACATCGTCTTCGGCAAGGTCGACACCGAGGCCCAGCAGGAACTGGCCGGCTACTTCAACATTCGCTCGATCCCGACTCTCATGGTCTTTCGTGAGAAGGTGATCCTGTTCTCGCAGGCGGGAGCGCTTCCGGAGCCGATGCTCGAGGACCTGATCACTCAGGTTCGCGACATCGACATGGAGGATGTCCACCGCAAGATCGAGGAAGAGTCCGCCCAAGCCGACGCCTAA
- a CDS encoding L,D-transpeptidase family protein, protein MLRRLLLVTAGAVLLTAMPFSSRATAVSFDDPNVFGYGEGWSPPSELRLGSTGYGVVQLQRRLAEIGFRPGPVDGRFGEALGAAVVAFQKAHDLPRDGIFRSGDWQLLDEPIVVGAAAAPNRVEIDLERQVLFLIENQNVESILPISSGSGGTYRGQSGSVSKARTPEGAFSFYRHVDGWRISYLGGLYEPYYFRGGYAIHGSGSVPAYPASHGCVRVRIPDMNYLLGRLRLGMPIYVYGNTSSRSDVVAGPETPVVQRVEFSLPVQLAIA, encoded by the coding sequence ATGCTGCGCAGACTTCTTCTCGTAACGGCGGGAGCGGTTCTACTGACGGCGATGCCGTTCTCGAGCCGTGCAACTGCCGTATCGTTCGATGACCCCAACGTCTTCGGCTACGGCGAGGGTTGGAGCCCTCCATCGGAGCTTCGCTTGGGATCTACCGGCTACGGTGTGGTGCAGCTCCAGCGGCGACTCGCGGAGATCGGATTCCGACCGGGTCCGGTCGACGGCCGGTTCGGAGAAGCCCTGGGCGCAGCCGTGGTCGCGTTCCAGAAAGCGCACGATCTCCCCCGCGACGGAATCTTTCGATCGGGGGATTGGCAACTTCTCGATGAGCCCATCGTCGTGGGCGCTGCAGCGGCGCCGAATCGTGTGGAAATCGATCTTGAGCGTCAGGTGCTCTTCCTGATCGAGAACCAGAATGTGGAAAGCATCCTGCCGATCTCATCGGGCAGTGGAGGCACGTATCGCGGACAAAGTGGAAGTGTCTCGAAGGCGCGTACTCCCGAGGGGGCATTCTCGTTCTACCGCCATGTCGACGGATGGCGGATATCGTATCTGGGAGGACTCTATGAGCCCTACTACTTCCGGGGCGGGTACGCGATTCACGGGTCTGGGAGCGTTCCTGCCTACCCGGCTTCTCACGGATGCGTGCGCGTTCGGATCCCGGACATGAACTACCTGCTCGGACGGTTGAGGCTCGGAATGCCGATCTATGTATACGGCAACACCTCGAGCAGAAGCGACGTGGTCGCCGGTCCGGAGACGCCCGTCGTCCAACGCGTCGAGTTCAGTCTTCCTGTGCAGCTAGCCATCGCCTGA